The Syngnathus typhle isolate RoL2023-S1 ecotype Sweden linkage group LG1, RoL_Styp_1.0, whole genome shotgun sequence genome includes a window with the following:
- the pdlim7 gene encoding PDZ and LIM domain protein 7, whose product MNVYSVTLSGPAPWGFRLQGGKDFSMPLTVSRLTPGGKAAQAGVGVGDSVVSIDDLNAEDLTHVEAQNKIRAASNSLTLTLNRNVKVDSEQKDPRAKASVLPTYSFAPSTTINKMARPFSAGGASAGPVIKPVAYSPKLNTPRSQGRAGVLQPQNGVEPTPSPAKPQTANKPDGSKTASAAAGVSAPSSRPPWVTDPNFADRFRPDKTSTVVTHHQQPVQPTPMENRSSILQAAQQAPQNSERTPVCGACNKIIRGRYLVALGRSWHPEEFTCSQCKVVLEEGGFFEERGAVFCTKCHDNRYAPNCAKCKKKITGEIMHALKMTYHVQCFKCAACKTPVRNQAFYMEEGEPYCERDYEKMFGTKCHGCDFKIDAGDRFLEALGYSWHDTCFVCALCQINLEGKTFYSKKDKPLCKGHAFAPV is encoded by the exons CTGACCCCAGGCGGGAAGGCAGCTCAGGCTGGTGTCGGGGTCGGAGACTCTGTCGTCTCTATTGATGACCTCAATGCCGAGGACTTGACCCATGTGGAGGCCCAAAACAAGATCAGAGCAGCATCCAATtcactcactctcactctcaaCAG AAATGTTAAAGTCGACAGCGAGCAGAAG GACCCACGCGCCAAGGCTAGCGTACTGCCAACGTACTCCTTTGCCCCGAGCACCACCATTAACAAGATGGCGAGGCCTTTCTCAGCAGGGGGCGCTAGCGCAGGACCTGTCATAAAGCCCGTGGCCTACTCACCTAAACTTAATACGCCTCGCTCTCAGGGCCGCGCCGGTGTGCTGCAACCACAGAACGG CGTTGAGCCAACTCCATCACCTGCCAAACCCCAGACAGCCAATAAACCAGATG GATCCAAGACGGCATCAGCGGCCGCGGGCGTCTCTGCTCCTTCCTCGCGACCTCCGTGGGTCACCGACCCTAATTTCGCCGATCGTTTTCGTCCGGACAAAACGAGCACGGTGGTGACGCACCACCAGCAGCCAGTTCAGCCCACGCCGATGGAGAACCGCAGCTCCATCCTGCAGGCGGCGCAGCAGGCGCCCCAAAACAGCGAGAGGACCCCGGTGTGCGGCGCCTGCAACAAAATCATCAG GGGTCGCTACCTAGTTGCATTGGGACGCTCATGGCACCCCGAGGAGTTCACGTGTTCACAGTGCAAGGTTGTCCTGGAGGAGGGGGGCTTCTTTGAGGAGAGAGGTGCCGTCTTCTGTACTAAGTGCCACGATAACCGCTACGCACCCAACTGTGCAAAGTGCAAAAAGAAGATCACTGGG GAAATCATGCATGCCCTGAAGATGACCTACCACGTTCAGTGTTTTAAGTGTGCAGCCTGCAAGACTCCTGTCAGGAATCAAGCCTTTTACATGGAGGAGGGAGAGCCTTACTGCGAGAGAG ATTACGAGAAAATGTTTGGTACCAAATGTCACGGCTGCGACTTTAAGATCGACGCCGGGGATCGCTTCCTGGAGGCGCTGGGCTACAGCTGGCACGATACGTGCTTCGTCTGTGCT CTGTGCCAGATCAACCTGGAGGGGAAGACGTTCTACTCCAAGAAGGACAAGCCCTTGTGCAAAGGCCACGCCTTTGCCCCAGTGTGA